The DNA region taaatattcataaaaatgCAAAAGTAATACCTGTTGATTCAGAACATAGTGCTATATTTCAGTGtttagataataataaggtattaaaaacaaaatgtTTACAAGACAATTTTTctaaaattaataatataaataaaatatttttatgttcaTCTGGAGGTCCATTTCAAAATTTAACTATAGAccaattaaaaaatgtaacATCAGAAAATGCATTAAAGCATCCTAAATGGAAAATGGGTAAAAAAATAACTATAGATTCTGCAACTATGATGAATAAAGGTTTAGAAGTTATAGAAACTCATTTCTTATTTGATATAGATTATAAAGATATAGAAGTTATAGTACATAAAGAATGCATCATACATTCTTGTGTTGAATTTATAGACAAATCAGTAATAAGTCAAATGTATTATCCAGATATGCAAATAccaatattatattctttaaCATGGCCTGATAgaataaaaacaaatttaAAACCTTTAGATTTAGCTCAGGTTTCAACTCTTACATTTCATAAACCTTCATTAGAACATTTCCCGTGTATTAAATTAGCTTATCAAGCAGGTATAAAGGGAAACTTTTATCCAACTGTACTAAATGCATCAAATGAAATAGCTAACAACttatttttgaataataaaattaaatattttgatatttCCTCTATAATATCTCAAGTTTTAGAATCTTTCAATTCTCAAAAGGTTTCGGAAAATAGTGAAGATTTAATGAACCAAATTCTACAAATACATTCTTGGGCCAAAGAAAAAGCTACGGATATATACAACAAACATAATTATTCAtaggaaaaatatatatatatatatatatatatatttatatatatgtatacctttttatatatctcttaaaaagaaataattatgtattttttttttttttttcttttttttttatgaattaatatttttttgatttttaatttatatataacacCATATATGTTCGTTATTTAACGATATTACcaattttgtttatatattatttgtataatacatttcgaataaaaaatgttaaagaaaaaataattaagtttttaaaaaaaagatatatataatttttacataatatacttaaaaaaaaaaaaagaaaaatttttattatgatagAATGGgttataattatatatggtttaataaaaaaaaaaaaatacattcaccaaaataaatgaataaataaataaataaatatatatatatatatatatatatatatataataaaaattatattatatataatgtgtatatattaaaatacACACATTTAATGTTTAACAAACggattatataaaattatatagaaacaaaaaaaaataaaattgataaaatatatttttattttatttaaacTTCTAAAACGACACGAATATGTGTATGAGGTTCTCTTATGATATCTGTTTTTCCTCTTGCCctaatattaatttttttagTATATCCTCCCATATTAGCTTGGAGAGTATGGAAAACAGGTTTTATGTTATTTCTtccatatttattaatagCATTATGTAGACATGATTTAATACATTTGTAAATGTTGACtgtatatttattagtaccataataataaagaaaagCAAATGCTTTAATAATTGGCATATATCTAATTTTCCATAGAATTTTCCTTGTTTTCATAAAAGacattttaatatgtttGGCTGTAGCAGAAACTAATCTTTTcttaatataaataacaGGATTAATTCGATTAGTTTTAACTCttttcttataattttctatattatttttttttatgtttctatacatattaaatagttcattatatttattatttaataaaacCTTCTTATAATTGTCTCTTACATTTTCAATATGTTTTTCTTTCCATTTCTCTTTCACTTTATCTGGAAAATACCATTGCTTTAATTGTAATCCATCATTTTCAAATAAATCCATAtcatcatataataaattattattatccattgtaatattatcattagATGAAATAGTATCAACTAATTTGTTCTCTTCTTTTGTTTCACATATGTTATTTAATACAAAGTTATCTTTTtcacatatttttttcattattgtgctcttttttaaagaattatttcttatcataattttattaCTATCACCTTTTATAAATGCCAaatcatattttttcttatcaCTAAAACTGAGgttatatacaaatattatttcaCCCAATAGTACTTGAAAAATTAACATTATTATGATCAATTTACTTTTTCGTATCATTCTGGTTCTCCATGTTAAGcttaaataatttttaaaacaaaTCAACACTTATGcaatatcattatatttaaataaactgaaaatatttattcacaagtaattatatatatatatatatgaattatttattctctgaatgaattttttttatttttttttacaggacaatattaaaaatagaatatatttatatataatatatatatatatatgtatatattatacatatattttttctttttgctttttataatttttttttaaattatatttttttcaagaaaaaaaataaaataatgaagaattgagattaaaaataattataaatttcaaaatatattacaatatattatatatatatatatatatatatatatatatatatatattataattgtgtatttttattattttattttctctATTGTCATACAGAAAGAAAGGCtaagaaatatatgaatttgaataaataaatatatatgtacttaatatatatatatatatatataatataatagtatttttatttttattatacatatatataacttattttcttatatttatattattttacttttttgaaaatatctatataaaaaaaaaaaaaaaatgcatcgagaaaaaaatatatttcttaaattATACGTTTTAAAGtaaaatgttttaatatattcatgCTACACTATGTTTCTTTAGAAAATTTTTACATATGTAATACATGTTATACATTATAAGAAcaattgaaaaaaatatataaaaatataatgacaaaaaaaaaaggaaaaaaaaaaaaaaatggagcaacagaaattaatattaaataatagGGAAAAAATTAGTTTCAATAATGATCCTGAAATGTAATTGACCTATTTACATTTCAAAAAGAGTAActgaaaaattaatttataattataaaataataaacatatataaataattatatgaatatgtaatat from Plasmodium gaboni strain SY75 chromosome 14, whole genome shotgun sequence includes:
- a CDS encoding 1-deoxy-D-xylulose 5-phosphate reductoisomerase, whose product is MKKYIYIYFFFITITINNLLRNNTSKCVSIERRKNKAYINYGIGYNRPANKITKRRCKRIKLCKNDLIDIGALKKPINVAIFGSTGSIGTNALNIIRECNKIENIFNVKALYVNKSVNELYEQAREFLPEYLCIHDKSKYEELKELLKSIKDYKPKILCGDEGMKEICSSNSIDKIVIGIDSFQGLYSTMYAIMNNKIVALANKESIVSAGFFLKKLLNIHKNAKVIPVDSEHSAIFQCLDNNKVLKTKCLQDNFSKINNINKIFLCSSGGPFQNLTIDQLKNVTSENALKHPKWKMGKKITIDSATMMNKGLEVIETHFLFDIDYKDIEVIVHKECIIHSCVEFIDKSVISQMYYPDMQIPILYSLTWPDRIKTNLKPLDLAQVSTLTFHKPSLEHFPCIKLAYQAGIKGNFYPTVLNASNEIANNLFLNNKIKYFDISSIISQVLESFNSQKVSENSEDLMNQILQIHSWAKEKATDIYNKHNYS
- a CDS encoding putative 50S ribosomal protein L22, apicoplast translates to MIRKSKLIIIMLIFQVLLGEIIFVYNLSFSDKKKYDLAFIKGDSNKIMIRNNSLKKSTIMKKICEKDNFVLNNICETKEENKLVDTISSNDNITMDNNNLLYDDMDLFENDGLQLKQWYFPDKVKEKWKEKHIENVRDNYKKVLLNNKYNELFNMYRNIKKNNIENYKKRVKTNRINPVIYIKKRLVSATAKHIKMSFMKTRKILWKIRYMPIIKAFAFLYYYGTNKYTVNIYKCIKSCLHNAINKYGRNNIKPVFHTLQANMGGYTKKINIRARGKTDIIREPHTHIRVVLEV